The genomic region aagaatgaaaaccATTGTGATATTGTTGTGCACAAATTCATCAGCCTAGCTATATAAATAACAGCGTTTTTCATCACAAATACAGAAAAgcataaaagaataaaattaagaatcaCAAGCCAATCTTAAACCCTTCCCTAAGTAGGAGgccctatatatatatatattcatatatatataatggtAATTAATTAAGCCAGGTGGTAATTAAGAGATTGAAAATCTTCTTCTCCTAGGCTTGGTGACGTCCACGCCAAGGCTGTCATCTATATGAGAAGTGTCCTTGGAGCCATGTCGGAAGGGATTTAGCTTCCCTAGAGTCTTGGACATGGAAGAGAAGAAGGTAGGCTTTCGGTTCCCTGCAGCACTCTTTGAACAAGTTCCTTGATTGTTCTTCTGCAAGTCGGATATGTACATCTTCATCTTCTTAAGCTCGGATCGCAAGGCCTCGTTCTCCTTTACCAGCGACACATCTGCCTGCAACTGATTCCTCGTCGCCACGGCGTCTGCCGCGTTGCGCTCACGATCATCCACAGCACCACTCCTTAGCTTCAGCTGATCATAGTACAAAGCGTGCAAAACGATCTGCACGGGTAACCGCTTGTTTTGGGAAGCATGGACTCGAGCCTCGTAAGATAGCTTCAGGGGGTCCATGGAGCTGCATACCTTCTCTCTTTCTATCTCATCCAGATTTGGGTGAGCCTgcattacttaattaattaaaacaatatatatatatatatataacatatgcACAAGTACTTATTGCTAATGGAGTGCTAATCAACATGTACACAGTTTTTAAGCATTCCAttcccttcttttttctttgtcaatggagtcattattaaaaatattgaagatCCGGGgtgcttaattaatttatgaacCTTGAGATAGATGTCAATGGCCCGATAGAGATCATCCTCCACCTTTCTGGCTCCTTTAGGGACGAGTATGGCGATCCCGTTGAATTTGGCGATGGTGAGTTCATCGACGGTTGCTATCTCCCCGAGGTATGCGTCTACTGTCTTTGCAACTCTCTGCATCGCACTGGAAGTTACCTCCCTAAAGTTGCCGCCGTTGAAAACAGCCATGCTCTTCTCCTTCTCCACGAATCCGGAAATGATCCTCCTGACGCTATCCAGATCCAAGAGCCTCTCCCCATCGTATGTAAAAGACAAGACGAGAAGATCATCGACCGCGACATGCTCCAATATGACGGCGATCCGTTTCTCCAGCTCGTTTTTGCAAGCACTGGAGGCTTTTAGGAAAATTGCACAGCGGAGAAGGCAACACAAGAAGTGCATTGGAAAAGCAGCTTTCTCTGCAGGAAACAGCGCCACCATGGACTCCAAAAGCTCACGCTGTTGGATTCGAAGATCAGAGTCGGTAGGCTCGGAACACTTGATGCCGTTGCCTGAATGGTCGCGTACTAGATCTCGGAGCCATCTCTCTGCGTAAGTTATGAGAGCGCTGGCTAGGGTTAGAGCTTTTGCGCCCCGTTGTTTCATTGCGGCAATGATTCTTCCAAACAAATCAACGTCAAGGATCGATAGCTCTTCGGTCCACCAGTTTGGAGGCGTACGGCAAGGGAAATTCGCCACGCTACAAGCCTGTGGGAAATTGATCCATGTTTTAATTGAactatatatgaataaattaataaattgcaAGTAAAATATTGCTGATGAAAGCTATATAGTACCCTAGCACTAGCGATATCAATGCATCTTTGAACAATTTTAAGCTCCTCAGCCATGGGAAGCAGATCTTCGCATGATTTAAGGACGACGACGGCGCCAGAAAGGCTATGCAAGGCAACCTGAGAGAGGAAATCTTCAGTGCGCCCTGCCAGATTGCTGTCGCAGTAGTTGTCTGTCATTTGGAGATACTCTGCAGCGCATCGGAGAGCCGCCACGTTGTGGACTGTAATCTCGAAATTGACACCGTAGCAGAATTTTGCTGCCTTCTCGAAGATCTCAGGGCCTCCGGGGATGTCAGACAGGTTGATTCTTGTCAAGTCTGCTTCTTTTGTTTCCAATATCAGCTTTCTTATGTAATTGCTCTTTGCCACCAGCATGAACTGCGCGCGCGCATGCCCATCGCGTTAATTGATTACGTACTCACTCTAAACTAATGATAAATCACTACCTAATTTGATCTTTCTTCCttgaaaaaaagtttttatacTCACCTTGTGAAGATTGAAATTGGCTTCACCAGCTTCAACAACAACATCAGTCGGGATTTCTTGAGAAAAAACCCTGAAATGAACCAGAAATGATAATTAAGAATCTAACTATGACAATCCATACACCAAGTAGTAGTAGATGTTTGTTGGGAGGcttatttaattaatgtaATATTTTACCACTGGCCGGTCCTCTCCATGGCAGAGGACATCCTGCTGTTGCTCATCACAGGGGTAGCCATAGGCGCGCTGGTTGGAGCAAGAATAGAGGTACGGATAAGAATAGGATTTCCTTCTAATTAAGTTGATTCAATTTTATAgagattttttgtttcaattatCTTATTGGCTCTTTTGAGCTTGCTTTTTACTCCTCTTGGCTTGTGGTGAGTGGCGACATGCTTCTTTGGCAGTACTTTGTTGATGGATCATTCTACCCTAAAACTGCTCGAGGACAACAAAAGGTGGCTCGCAGTCGCAGCTAAATCTGTTTCTTGGCTATGTTCATCTTAATTTCttataataatgaaattgtGAAAGATGTATAAGTAaacatggaaaaagaaaaagaaaacgaaTATAAGTGGCAATACATGTGTTAAAGTCTTAGAATTAATTTCAGTACAAAAATGggattcattttttataattttaaataatatttaattaatcattaaatatgattaaaat from Theobroma cacao cultivar B97-61/B2 chromosome 9, Criollo_cocoa_genome_V2, whole genome shotgun sequence harbors:
- the LOC18591107 gene encoding root phototropism protein 2, which translates into the protein MATPVMSNSRMSSAMERTGQWVFSQEIPTDVVVEAGEANFNLHKFMLVAKSNYIRKLILETKEADLTRINLSDIPGGPEIFEKAAKFCYGVNFEITVHNVAALRCAAEYLQMTDNYCDSNLAGRTEDFLSQVALHSLSGAVVVLKSCEDLLPMAEELKIVQRCIDIASARACSVANFPCRTPPNWWTEELSILDVDLFGRIIAAMKQRGAKALTLASALITYAERWLRDLVRDHSGNGIKCSEPTDSDLRIQQRELLESMVALFPAEKAAFPMHFLCCLLRCAIFLKASSACKNELEKRIAVILEHVAVDDLLVLSFTYDGERLLDLDSVRRIISGFVEKEKSMAVFNGGNFREVTSSAMQRVAKTVDAYLGEIATVDELTIAKFNGIAILVPKGARKVEDDLYRAIDIYLKAHPNLDEIEREKVCSSMDPLKLSYEARVHASQNKRLPVQIVLHALYYDQLKLRSGAVDDRERNAADAVATRNQLQADVSLVKENEALRSELKKMKMYISDLQKNNQGTCSKSAAGNRKPTFFSSMSKTLGKLNPFRHGSKDTSHIDDSLGVDVTKPRRRRFSIS